The region GAGCTTCTCGGGATTGCGCACGATATAGACCCCGACGATGCGGCCGTCCTCGATGTCGAGGGTCATGGTCTGAACGATGCCGTCCTTCTCCAGGGTGACGATGCCGGGCAGGCCGTTGATCAGTCCCTTGTAGAGCACCGGGGGCAATCGGCCGTCGTCCTTGCGCGCCACACCCATGAAGAGGCCCGACACCCGGCGGAAGCCGAAGAGCGGGTTGAGAGCCGCGTTCCGGACGCCGCCGCCATCCGTGTAGGCGACGACGTTTTCCGCCAGAAGGTTCTGCAACGCGGTCAGATCGCCGCTGCGCGAGGCGGCGAAGAAGGCATCGGTCATCCGCTCCCCTTCCTCCCGGTCGACCGGATAGCGCGGCCGGTCGGCGCGCACGTTCTTGCGCGCCCGCGCGGCCAGCTGACGGCAGGCGGCGGGATCCCGGTCGAGGGTCGCGGCGACCTCCTCGAAGCCGAGCCCGAAAACGTCGTGCAGGAGAAAGGCCGCACGCTCCAGCGGGGAGAGCCGCTCCAGGGCCATCATCAGGGTCAGCGACAGGTCCTCGCTCACGTCCTCGTCCCCGGCCGTTTCCAGGACCGGCTCGGGCAGCCAGGGCCCGATATAGGTCTCGCGCCTGACACGCGCCGATTTCAGGATGTCGAGGCACAGGCGCGTGACCGTCCTCGACAGGAAGGCGCCCGGCTCGCGGATCACGCTCCGGTCGGTCTGGTGCC is a window of Microvirga lotononidis DNA encoding:
- a CDS encoding sigma-70 family RNA polymerase sigma factor; this translates as MLPPDGDAADRFQPLRPGLVRLAYRMLGSITEAEDVVQEAYIRWHQTDRSVIREPGAFLSRTVTRLCLDILKSARVRRETYIGPWLPEPVLETAGDEDVSEDLSLTLMMALERLSPLERAAFLLHDVFGLGFEEVAATLDRDPAACRQLAARARKNVRADRPRYPVDREEGERMTDAFFAASRSGDLTALQNLLAENVVAYTDGGGVRNAALNPLFGFRRVSGLFMGVARKDDGRLPPVLYKGLINGLPGIVTLEKDGIVQTMTLDIEDGRIVGVYIVRNPEKLRHLSGLAN